One segment of Paenibacillus sp. FSL R7-0337 DNA contains the following:
- a CDS encoding U32 family peptidase, producing the protein MKLSVGTNFDDRLPILLKDSHVDVFYGKLSSDLVGGGRPTFALPTIDRARVEEHVKLLHAYGFKFNYLLNATCLDNLETTKDFHYRLRELLEWIGTLQPEYVTVSLPMLIDMVRTALPDVKISLSTFANVNTLRQAQYFEEKGVSEITLPESRNRDFAFLESLRKNTRCDYQLIATNDCMLDCPMRHNHANFQSHASQCNHVTEGFALDYYMLRCTERKLQHPEELLKSQWIRPEDMYVYEELGYHKFKLTERMKTTEKIAATAQSYSQRKYQGNLLSLLNSRMAEADFEMPNFSKNIKEEFAPSEKMRQVYRLLFSFQASIDNESLEGFLEGFRSKRCDRMDCDKCGYCAEWASRTVSMAKPGDEALKEFEQLFAALASGSFFDSAAGGMKVAWSAEGEGLLEAVIGRKPEFIRDMAGPEIRKKAEELATARGSAQVLRQDVAKANVLCTPADFRMFALSDLRSLGFDTAELDLEEAAG; encoded by the coding sequence ATGAAGCTGTCTGTCGGCACGAACTTTGATGACCGGTTGCCCATCCTGCTGAAGGATTCGCATGTGGATGTCTTCTATGGCAAGCTATCTTCTGATCTGGTGGGCGGCGGAAGACCGACCTTTGCGCTGCCCACGATAGACCGGGCGAGGGTGGAGGAGCATGTCAAGCTCCTGCATGCCTATGGGTTCAAGTTCAATTATCTGCTGAATGCGACCTGTCTGGATAACCTGGAGACTACCAAGGATTTCCATTACCGCCTGCGCGAGCTGCTGGAATGGATCGGCACCCTGCAGCCGGAATATGTGACCGTATCCCTCCCGATGCTGATTGATATGGTGCGCACCGCGCTGCCGGATGTGAAGATCAGCCTGTCCACCTTCGCCAATGTGAATACGCTGCGGCAGGCACAGTATTTCGAGGAAAAAGGCGTCAGCGAGATTACTCTGCCCGAGAGCCGGAACCGCGACTTCGCCTTCCTGGAGAGCCTGCGCAAGAATACCCGTTGCGACTATCAGCTCATTGCGACCAATGACTGTATGCTGGATTGCCCCATGCGCCACAATCATGCGAACTTCCAGAGTCATGCCTCGCAGTGCAATCATGTAACGGAGGGCTTCGCGCTGGATTATTATATGCTGCGCTGTACGGAGCGTAAGCTCCAGCACCCTGAGGAGCTACTGAAGTCGCAGTGGATTCGCCCGGAAGACATGTATGTCTATGAGGAGCTGGGCTATCACAAGTTCAAGCTGACCGAGCGGATGAAGACCACGGAGAAGATTGCGGCTACCGCGCAGTCCTATTCGCAGCGGAAGTATCAGGGGAACCTGCTGAGCCTGCTTAATTCGCGGATGGCAGAGGCTGACTTCGAAATGCCCAACTTCTCGAAGAATATCAAGGAGGAGTTCGCTCCGTCCGAGAAAATGAGACAGGTCTACCGCCTGCTGTTCAGCTTCCAGGCCAGCATCGACAACGAGAGCCTGGAAGGCTTCCTGGAGGGCTTCCGCTCGAAGCGCTGCGACCGGATGGACTGTGACAAGTGCGGCTACTGTGCCGAATGGGCCAGCCGGACGGTGTCCATGGCGAAGCCCGGGGACGAGGCGCTGAAGGAATTCGAGCAGCTGTTCGCGGCGCTGGCTTCGGGAAGCTTCTTCGATTCGGCGGCCGGAGGAATGAAGGTGGCCTGGAGCGCGGAAGGCGAGGGTCTTCTGGAAGCTGTCATTGGGCGCAAGCCCGAGTTCATCCGCGATATGGCCGGGCCTGAGATCCGTAAGAAGGCTGAGGAGCTGGCAACGGCGCGCGGAAGTGCCCAGGTCTTAAGGCAGGATGTCGCCAAAGCGAACGTACTGTGTACCCCGGCAGACTTCCGGATGTTCGCGCTCAGCGATCTGCGGTCGCTGGGCTTCGATACGGCTGAGCTGGACTTAGAGGAGGCGGCCGGATGA
- a CDS encoding flavodoxin family protein yields the protein MKKIIGLAGSMKKRHSSSEYLLSVALEAAAEQGVQTELLRLNDYNILPCDGCGNCMNGKHCHLLKDPEDQLTELYDKLKEADGFVFASPVYALSLPAVWKNWIDRCEPCSDEDLDFEYYNYDRVAGVKGKAFKGKVAGQIVVAAGPGHEWALASLMPCFTAIKLSMIASAGISLIEYDGQPGIRKRSWSKPIEEAEEAKMMARAVGMRVASSLGFSYFDLPGQSGGVQVNGDPGESHGQGQGLASLEQSEAWPAFTVQDVRDGEVTLGELASIQPRIFVIGDQQASLRCGPLLEQLKRQFGGTADCALIARVGQLPHFITHEFVKEKTGQTVPGFTLYYDWEDKLASRCTLAPGQPAILVGRSPGEWRLFAVDEADGRDIDRVVDYLEEAVV from the coding sequence ATGAAGAAGATCATCGGGCTCGCCGGGTCCATGAAGAAGCGCCACAGCTCCAGTGAATACCTGCTCTCTGTTGCGCTTGAAGCCGCAGCGGAGCAGGGGGTGCAGACGGAGCTGCTGCGGCTGAATGATTACAACATTCTGCCCTGTGACGGCTGCGGCAATTGCATGAACGGCAAGCACTGCCACCTGCTGAAGGACCCGGAGGACCAGTTGACGGAGCTGTACGACAAGCTGAAGGAGGCGGACGGCTTCGTCTTCGCCTCTCCGGTCTATGCGCTCTCGCTTCCGGCCGTCTGGAAGAACTGGATCGACCGCTGCGAGCCTTGCAGCGACGAGGATCTGGACTTCGAGTACTACAATTATGACCGGGTAGCCGGGGTGAAGGGCAAGGCGTTCAAGGGTAAGGTCGCCGGACAAATTGTTGTCGCAGCGGGACCGGGGCATGAATGGGCGCTGGCCTCGCTGATGCCCTGCTTCACGGCGATCAAGCTGTCGATGATTGCCAGCGCAGGCATCAGCCTGATTGAATATGACGGGCAGCCTGGCATCCGCAAGCGCTCCTGGAGCAAGCCGATTGAAGAAGCGGAGGAGGCGAAGATGATGGCCCGGGCAGTCGGGATGCGGGTGGCCTCCTCCCTGGGCTTCTCTTACTTCGACCTTCCCGGGCAGTCGGGAGGGGTGCAGGTGAACGGTGATCCGGGGGAGAGCCACGGGCAGGGGCAAGGGCTGGCGAGCCTGGAGCAAAGCGAAGCCTGGCCTGCCTTCACTGTACAGGACGTCCGGGATGGGGAGGTTACGCTCGGTGAACTCGCTTCGATTCAGCCAAGGATCTTCGTCATCGGCGATCAGCAGGCCAGCCTCCGCTGCGGGCCGCTGCTGGAGCAGCTGAAGCGGCAGTTCGGCGGGACCGCAGACTGTGCGCTGATTGCGAGGGTGGGGCAGCTGCCCCACTTCATCACTCATGAATTCGTGAAGGAGAAGACAGGCCAGACTGTTCCCGGCTTCACGCTGTACTATGACTGGGAGGATAAGCTGGCCTCGCGCTGCACGCTGGCGCCCGGACAGCCGGCCATTCTGGTAGGCAGAAGCCCCGGGGAGTGGCGGTTGTTTGCAGTGGATGAAGCAGACGGCCGGGATATAGACCGGGTCGTGGACTATCTGGAGGAAGCTGTCGTATGA
- a CDS encoding radical SAM protein, whose amino-acid sequence MGRVLLISANTEKRPPVFPLGLSYIHASLVASGWEAGMLDMTQLEYNRETVTDYLNAYMPDYVGLSIRNLDNCCMQYPRSFVDQVCALVDWVRGWNCTARIILGGAGFSLLPRQWLQETGADYGIVGDGCDSIVELLGQLEAGQVPSAVSGLMFRTRAGEWNYWSPYAPEQLDQEYFPSRSGFLHSYDVERKVRHNVLTKRGCALSCTYCAYPSLEGRAVRLRSPKGVADEIEQMVVQYDIGAFDFVDSVFNYPLEHAEEICRELIGRTLPLSWGCFLNPRFFTAEFAGLLKGAGCTEVEFGIDSGSDVCLRSFKKNFRQAEIRTVVQLCRDQELDFSFCLLIGGPEETPETLHETLDLMEELAVQRIFGLFGIRILPSTDMYSYAGSPEPDELLHPKFFMSPQLSLEQANSICAPYRERNPDWMFI is encoded by the coding sequence ATGGGCAGAGTGCTGCTGATCTCGGCGAATACGGAGAAGCGGCCGCCTGTATTCCCGCTGGGTCTTAGCTATATTCATGCCAGTCTTGTCGCTTCCGGCTGGGAAGCAGGCATGCTGGACATGACCCAGCTGGAGTATAACCGGGAGACCGTTACGGATTACCTCAATGCCTATATGCCGGATTATGTCGGTCTATCCATCCGCAACCTCGATAACTGCTGCATGCAGTACCCCCGGAGCTTCGTGGACCAGGTCTGTGCGTTGGTCGATTGGGTCCGGGGATGGAACTGTACCGCCCGCATTATTCTGGGAGGGGCGGGCTTCTCGCTTCTGCCCCGGCAGTGGCTGCAGGAGACAGGAGCCGATTACGGCATTGTCGGAGACGGCTGTGACAGTATCGTGGAGCTGCTGGGCCAGCTGGAAGCGGGGCAGGTGCCGTCCGCAGTGAGCGGGCTGATGTTCAGAACAAGGGCCGGGGAATGGAATTACTGGTCGCCATATGCACCGGAGCAGCTGGATCAGGAGTATTTCCCGAGCCGCAGCGGATTTCTGCACAGCTATGATGTAGAGCGCAAGGTCCGCCATAATGTATTGACCAAAAGAGGCTGTGCGCTAAGCTGCACCTATTGTGCTTACCCGTCACTGGAGGGCCGGGCCGTCCGCCTGCGGTCGCCGAAGGGGGTTGCCGATGAGATTGAGCAGATGGTTGTGCAGTATGACATCGGTGCTTTTGATTTCGTGGACAGTGTGTTCAACTATCCGCTCGAGCATGCCGAAGAGATCTGCCGGGAGCTGATCGGGCGGACGTTGCCGTTGTCCTGGGGCTGCTTCCTGAATCCGCGGTTCTTCACGGCAGAATTCGCCGGGCTGCTTAAAGGGGCTGGGTGTACGGAGGTGGAGTTCGGGATTGATTCAGGCAGCGATGTCTGTCTCAGGTCGTTCAAGAAAAACTTCCGGCAGGCCGAGATCCGGACGGTGGTCCAGCTCTGCCGTGATCAGGAGCTGGACTTCAGCTTCTGTCTGCTGATCGGAGGGCCGGAGGAGACGCCGGAGACCCTGCACGAGACGCTGGATCTGATGGAGGAGCTTGCGGTGCAGCGCATCTTCGGCTTGTTCGGCATCCGTATTCTGCCGTCCACCGATATGTACAGCTATGCAGGTTCGCCGGAGCCGGATGAGCTGCTTCATCCGAAGTTCTTCATGTCCCCGCAGCTGAGTCTGGAGCAGGCGAACAGCATCTGTGCGCCGTACCGGGAACGCAACCCCGACTGGATGTTCATATGA
- a CDS encoding alpha/beta hydrolase: MLKTKGIPLHHTVQGTGEAVLCLHGNRDSSLVFRDLAMALAPHYQVLCADLRAHGQSEYDGPAFTLEDMVDDILRLLDEQGLKQVSIIGHSLGSTLALLLSAREPDRVKKLVLMGAAATFAVPFKRPEHGEEITPDAVRQTNAAAVPYFFTEGHEAVQHQILEGWSRLPAATHRLMIQIKHPDLRPVLQGIRQRSLIITGEADRITPLHKALELNRYLPDSRMHTVPGAGHFMFLEAGGDVAAATLTFLKGE, from the coding sequence ATGTTGAAGACTAAAGGGATACCTTTACATCACACTGTTCAGGGTACCGGAGAAGCCGTGCTGTGCCTGCACGGTAACCGCGACTCTTCGCTTGTCTTCCGGGATTTGGCCATGGCGCTTGCGCCTCATTATCAGGTGCTGTGCGCGGACTTGCGTGCACACGGCCAGTCGGAATACGACGGTCCGGCCTTCACCCTGGAGGATATGGTCGATGATATTCTCAGGCTGCTGGATGAGCAGGGGCTGAAGCAGGTCTCGATTATCGGGCATTCCCTGGGCAGCACGCTTGCGCTGCTGCTCTCCGCTCGTGAGCCGGACCGGGTGAAGAAGCTGGTATTGATGGGGGCTGCGGCCACCTTCGCGGTTCCGTTCAAGCGGCCGGAGCACGGGGAAGAGATTACGCCGGATGCTGTGCGGCAGACGAATGCGGCGGCGGTTCCGTATTTTTTCACCGAGGGGCATGAAGCAGTTCAGCATCAGATTCTGGAGGGCTGGTCCCGGCTGCCTGCCGCGACCCACCGTCTGATGATTCAGATTAAGCATCCCGACCTGCGTCCGGTCCTTCAGGGCATCCGGCAGAGATCGCTGATTATTACCGGGGAAGCGGACCGGATTACGCCGCTGCACAAGGCGCTGGAGCTGAACCGGTATTTGCCGGACTCCCGGATGCATACGGTTCCAGGCGCCGGACACTTTATGTTTCTTGAGGCGGGCGGGGATGTAGCTGCTGCCACGCTCACTTTTCTTAAGGGGGAGTGA